The following proteins are co-located in the Echinicola sp. 20G genome:
- a CDS encoding FecR family protein → MMKSYSKIEDLLFDHSFKSWVFDGEPVENLKWINWVNENETNRQLYIQARIILLSINDQGKVMEDAQQHSLFKKIEHSIEADSSKRFFTKEKKQTIWNQFWIRTAAILMVVLLASITFLTINHKGSEEKIEVAAAVIVKANPKGQKSKLYLPDGSIVYLNSESEITYLDNFGKDNRELQLKGEAFFEVAHDTVLPFTVKSGNMVTVAVGTSFNVNAYQEFSPSVQLATGKVRVYNENRDREDLYLVSGEEAKLDKDVLSKGIFNPLEAYGWKNGVLSFNQMKFSEVKRLLERWYAVEITVQNSPKKDEKVSGEFKDASLENVLESLGYTMGFSYKIDRKKIALKFNANE, encoded by the coding sequence ATGATGAAATCTTATTCTAAAATAGAAGACCTATTATTTGACCATTCTTTTAAAAGCTGGGTATTTGATGGTGAGCCGGTAGAAAATTTGAAATGGATCAATTGGGTTAACGAAAATGAAACCAACCGGCAGCTTTATATACAAGCCCGGATAATTTTATTGTCTATTAATGATCAGGGTAAGGTAATGGAAGATGCTCAACAGCATTCCCTGTTTAAGAAAATAGAGCATAGTATTGAGGCTGATAGCTCAAAAAGATTTTTTACCAAAGAAAAGAAACAAACGATTTGGAATCAGTTTTGGATCAGGACTGCAGCAATATTGATGGTTGTATTACTCGCTTCTATCACTTTTTTGACCATCAACCACAAGGGTAGTGAAGAAAAAATAGAGGTAGCTGCTGCGGTAATTGTTAAAGCCAATCCAAAAGGACAAAAGTCCAAGCTTTATCTGCCAGATGGAAGTATAGTTTATTTGAATTCGGAAAGTGAAATCACCTATCTGGATAACTTCGGAAAGGATAATAGAGAACTTCAACTTAAAGGGGAGGCTTTTTTTGAAGTTGCCCATGATACTGTACTGCCTTTTACTGTTAAGTCTGGAAATATGGTCACTGTTGCGGTAGGAACTTCTTTTAATGTTAATGCATATCAGGAGTTTTCCCCAAGTGTACAACTCGCTACCGGAAAAGTGAGGGTTTATAATGAAAATAGGGATAGAGAAGATTTGTATTTGGTTTCAGGAGAAGAGGCGAAATTAGATAAGGATGTTTTATCCAAAGGTATTTTTAATCCCCTAGAGGCGTATGGGTGGAAAAATGGCGTATTAAGTTTTAATCAAATGAAGTTTTCAGAAGTTAAAAGGCTTTTGGAACGATGGTATGCGGTAGAGATTACTGTTCAAAATTCGCCAAAAAAGGATGAAAAGGTGTCCGGAGAGTTTAAAGATGCATCACTTGAAAATGTATTGGAAAGCCTTGGTTATACCATGGGCTTCAGTTATAAAATAGACCGTAAAAAAATAGCCTTAAAATTTAATGCCAATGAATAA
- a CDS encoding RNA polymerase sigma factor — translation MNKDNLNDIQTWNRISAGDREAFALIYKAYSKDLFKYGFGFTHDEDLIQDAIHDVFVHIWNVREKISIHRSIKFYLFSSFRREIIKMVNHQYKRESIDEYHAKFLWEESFEELLQKHQIVSESAVKINEALENLPLRQKEAIYLRVLEELDYEEISELMGVQVPSIYNLIFKGIKTLKNSLDFRKIAISFFYFALLNF, via the coding sequence ATGAATAAAGATAACCTAAACGATATACAGACTTGGAATAGAATCTCTGCTGGGGACAGAGAGGCCTTTGCGTTGATTTATAAGGCTTATTCTAAAGACCTGTTTAAATATGGTTTTGGGTTTACCCATGATGAGGATTTGATCCAAGATGCGATTCATGATGTGTTTGTGCACATATGGAATGTCAGGGAAAAGATAAGCATCCATAGGTCCATTAAATTTTATCTTTTCTCCTCCTTCAGAAGGGAAATTATAAAAATGGTCAATCATCAATATAAACGAGAATCGATTGATGAGTACCATGCTAAATTTCTTTGGGAAGAGTCTTTCGAGGAATTGCTTCAAAAACATCAAATAGTTTCTGAATCTGCTGTAAAGATCAATGAAGCACTTGAAAACTTACCGTTGAGACAAAAAGAAGCAATTTATTTAAGGGTACTTGAGGAGTTGGATTATGAGGAAATCTCTGAACTGATGGGCGTGCAAGTTCCGTCGATTTATAACTTAATTTTTAAAGGAATCAAAACATTAAAGAATAGTTTGGATTTCAGAAAGATAGCCATTAGTTTTTTTTACTTCGCATTGCTTAACTTTTAA
- a CDS encoding arylsulfatase: MNYKQLTFALFLLTMTVVTSCNQKEETKQPNIVLILADDLGYGDVVTYNHQAKVKTPYIDQLAKDGMWFTDAHTPSSVCTPTRYGILTGRYSWRTRLKKSVLWPWEAPLIEEDRETLPDMLKSVGYQTAAIGKWHLGWNWSTRDTVPAEDNNGAEVDYNAPIKGGPLAAGFDYYFGDDVPNFPPYTFIENERVVEMPSVSKPDDMFGHKGVMAPDWTLENVMPTITQKSVEYIESAAKTDKPFFLYFALTAPHTPIAPTAKFKGSSQAGAYGDFVQEVDWTVGQVMDALEQNGLDENTIVIFTSDNGSPARNGENYSGPVSSVIKDYEHYANGSWRGYKGDAWEGGHRVPFIVKWPSHIEAGTSAKGLVSSLDIMATVRDIVGIEKKENSSPDGQSMLPTLRDANEPARNYLVHHSHQGVFAIRKGDWKLIQSQKSGGFSDGLNKEGYGIETPGQLYNMKDDPAESTNLYAAHPEIVDELSKMLQGIKEEE; encoded by the coding sequence ATGAATTACAAACAATTGACCTTCGCCTTGTTTTTGCTTACTATGACAGTGGTGACTTCTTGTAATCAAAAGGAAGAGACTAAGCAGCCTAATATTGTTTTGATCTTGGCGGATGATCTAGGCTATGGCGATGTAGTAACCTATAATCACCAAGCCAAAGTCAAGACTCCTTACATTGACCAACTGGCTAAAGATGGAATGTGGTTTACAGATGCCCATACACCATCTTCTGTATGTACGCCTACCCGGTATGGTATTTTGACAGGTAGGTATAGTTGGCGAACCAGATTGAAAAAAAGTGTCCTATGGCCTTGGGAAGCTCCACTTATTGAGGAAGACCGAGAGACCCTTCCGGATATGTTGAAGTCTGTAGGGTATCAGACCGCCGCTATAGGTAAATGGCACTTGGGATGGAATTGGTCTACCCGTGATACTGTGCCTGCAGAAGATAATAATGGAGCAGAAGTAGATTACAACGCGCCTATCAAAGGAGGTCCTTTGGCTGCTGGTTTCGATTATTATTTTGGGGATGATGTTCCCAATTTTCCACCTTATACCTTTATTGAAAATGAGAGAGTAGTAGAAATGCCAAGTGTATCAAAGCCGGATGATATGTTTGGCCATAAAGGTGTCATGGCGCCAGATTGGACACTGGAAAATGTTATGCCGACTATCACCCAAAAATCTGTAGAATATATAGAAAGTGCTGCAAAAACTGATAAACCATTTTTCTTGTATTTTGCTTTGACGGCACCCCATACTCCAATTGCTCCAACTGCGAAATTCAAGGGTTCAAGCCAAGCGGGTGCATATGGTGATTTTGTACAGGAAGTGGACTGGACTGTAGGACAGGTGATGGATGCGCTGGAACAAAATGGTCTAGATGAAAATACCATTGTTATATTTACTAGTGACAATGGTTCTCCGGCTCGTAACGGAGAAAACTATTCAGGACCAGTTTCTTCAGTAATAAAGGATTATGAGCACTATGCAAATGGCTCATGGCGAGGTTATAAAGGAGATGCTTGGGAGGGAGGCCATAGGGTGCCGTTTATTGTGAAGTGGCCTTCGCATATTGAAGCTGGGACTTCTGCCAAAGGCTTAGTGTCATCATTGGACATCATGGCAACAGTGAGGGATATTGTGGGTATAGAAAAGAAGGAAAATAGCTCTCCTGATGGACAAAGCATGTTGCCAACCTTGAGGGATGCTAATGAGCCAGCAAGAAACTATTTGGTACATCATTCTCATCAAGGCGTTTTTGCAATTAGAAAAGGAGATTGGAAATTAATTCAGTCCCAAAAATCCGGAGGATTCAGTGATGGGCTAAACAAAGAAGGATATGGTATTGAAACACCAGGTCAATTGTATAATATGAAAGATGACCCAGCTGAAAGTACCAATTTATACGCTGCCCATCCAGAAATTGTAGACGAGTTGTCCAAGATGTTACAAGGTATAAAGGAAGAAGAATAA
- a CDS encoding sulfatase-like hydrolase/transferase: MRLMFTIRLLGMLLGGVILSNPSFAQSRDKEERPNVIIVLADDLGYNDVSFNGSKDIPTPNIDRIANNGVKFTNGYVSYAVCGPSRAGLITGRYQGRFGFSRNPLFAPNDPNQGLPLTEETMASALGRGGYKSMALGKWHLGAHESQRPLERGFTEFYGFLTGGHHYLPEKLDLNDLSEITSQYDAYRTKLLKNNSRVEEKEYVTDALSREAVDFIERNQEEPFFIYLAYNAPHTPLEATEKYLSRFDHIKDKKRKTYAAMVSAVDDGVGLVLDKLEELNINENTLVFFLSDNGGPEPHNASDNGALRGTKGWLWEGGIRVPFAVQWPGTIPSGQVYEAPVISLDIFATATALAEVKPKNDLDGVNLVPYLTGKKKKVPHKELYWRMHDRGAYAVRKGDYKFVNVDGKEDMLFNITNDIGESAPLDDAHQSESMLKSVKKWINDLMDPIFMGLSQDKEYTKQHPDRFDLEKY; this comes from the coding sequence ATGAGATTGATGTTTACTATTCGCCTGTTAGGTATGCTTCTAGGTGGCGTAATATTAAGTAACCCTTCTTTTGCTCAAAGTAGAGATAAAGAAGAAAGGCCCAATGTAATCATTGTGCTTGCCGATGATTTGGGATATAATGATGTAAGTTTTAATGGCTCAAAGGATATTCCAACTCCAAACATAGATCGAATAGCAAACAATGGAGTGAAATTTACCAATGGCTATGTGAGTTATGCGGTTTGTGGGCCAAGTAGGGCAGGTTTGATTACTGGGAGATACCAAGGAAGGTTTGGATTTAGCAGAAATCCTCTATTCGCACCCAATGATCCTAACCAGGGTCTTCCTTTGACCGAGGAAACCATGGCGTCTGCATTGGGTCGTGGAGGATATAAAAGCATGGCGCTTGGGAAATGGCATTTGGGTGCCCACGAGAGTCAGCGGCCTTTGGAAAGAGGGTTTACTGAATTTTATGGGTTTCTTACTGGGGGACACCATTATTTGCCAGAAAAACTGGATTTAAATGATTTATCAGAAATTACTTCTCAGTATGATGCTTACCGCACCAAATTGTTGAAGAATAATAGTAGAGTAGAGGAAAAGGAGTATGTAACTGATGCGCTCAGCAGAGAGGCGGTAGATTTTATTGAGCGGAACCAAGAGGAGCCGTTTTTTATCTATTTAGCTTATAATGCTCCCCATACACCGCTCGAGGCGACAGAAAAATACCTGAGTCGATTTGATCATATTAAAGATAAAAAGAGAAAAACCTATGCTGCCATGGTTAGTGCTGTGGATGATGGTGTAGGTCTGGTATTGGATAAACTTGAAGAACTGAATATCAATGAAAATACCTTGGTTTTCTTCTTGTCAGACAATGGTGGGCCTGAGCCTCATAATGCTTCAGATAATGGCGCGTTGAGAGGTACCAAAGGTTGGCTTTGGGAAGGTGGGATTCGGGTGCCTTTTGCGGTACAGTGGCCAGGGACAATACCTTCTGGACAGGTTTATGAAGCGCCTGTTATCAGCTTGGACATTTTCGCCACTGCAACGGCTTTAGCTGAAGTCAAGCCTAAAAATGATTTGGATGGAGTCAATTTGGTTCCTTATTTGACGGGAAAGAAAAAGAAAGTCCCACATAAGGAACTGTATTGGAGAATGCATGACCGTGGAGCATACGCTGTGAGAAAGGGTGATTACAAATTTGTAAACGTGGATGGAAAAGAAGACATGCTATTCAATATTACAAATGACATAGGAGAGTCTGCTCCATTGGATGATGCCCATCAATCCGAAAGTATGTTGAAAAGTGTAAAGAAATGGATCAACGATTTGATGGATCCGATATTTATGGGACTCAGCCAGGACAAGGAGTATACAAAACAGCATCCGGATCGATTTGATTTGGAGAAGTACTAA
- a CDS encoding MBOAT family protein has translation MLTTSLEFAVFLPSIFLIYWFLLNRNINFQNALILVASYIFYGWWDWRFLILIAFSSAVDFTIGILLNKTEKQIQRKSLLAVSIIVNLGLLGFFKYYNFFLDSFVDTFTFFGLNFSINRLNIILPVGISFYTLQTLSYTIDVYDRKLKGTTDFFAFFAYVSFFPQLVAGPIERATQLLPQFQKKRTFEYDKAVDGMRQILWGLFKKVVVADNLASYTATIALNYEDQNGITLFLCLIMFAFQFYCDFSGYSDIAIGTGRLFGFSLMKNFDFPIFARSVPEFWQKWHISLFSWFSEYVIKRLRGFRKWQVVRNILLIFIITGFWHGAAWNYVMWGFFHALLFVPAVLKRKRFKLPIAHGKMLPSLKESWQVFSTLICFIFLGVLFLMPSVSQSIDYLLSITDVSFFRFPLLPKNRAIAGLFILIIVEWFQREKEHGLDMTGINISKPLRWSAYYCLLFAVFYYGGVPLDFLYFQF, from the coding sequence ATGCTTACAACCTCCCTCGAATTTGCTGTCTTTTTACCTTCTATTTTTTTAATCTATTGGTTTCTTTTAAATAGGAATATAAATTTTCAAAATGCGCTAATCCTAGTGGCCAGTTACATTTTTTATGGTTGGTGGGATTGGCGATTTTTAATTCTTATTGCTTTCAGCAGTGCCGTTGATTTCACCATTGGTATATTATTAAACAAAACTGAAAAGCAAATACAGCGCAAATCACTTTTAGCTGTCAGCATCATTGTAAATTTGGGACTCTTGGGATTTTTTAAATACTACAATTTCTTTTTGGATAGTTTTGTCGACACCTTTACTTTTTTTGGTTTAAACTTTTCAATAAACCGTTTAAATATAATTTTACCAGTTGGAATAAGCTTTTACACACTTCAAACCCTTAGTTATACTATAGATGTTTACGACAGAAAGTTAAAAGGCACCACAGATTTCTTTGCATTTTTTGCCTATGTAAGCTTTTTTCCACAATTGGTTGCTGGGCCGATAGAAAGAGCCACACAACTGCTTCCCCAATTCCAAAAGAAAAGGACTTTTGAATACGACAAAGCTGTAGATGGAATGCGTCAGATACTATGGGGGCTCTTTAAAAAAGTAGTAGTGGCTGATAATCTAGCTTCTTACACCGCTACCATTGCGCTAAACTATGAGGATCAAAATGGAATCACACTCTTTCTTTGTCTTATCATGTTTGCTTTTCAATTTTATTGTGATTTTTCGGGATATTCAGACATCGCTATTGGTACAGGAAGACTTTTTGGGTTTAGTTTAATGAAAAATTTTGATTTCCCAATTTTCGCTAGAAGTGTCCCCGAGTTCTGGCAAAAATGGCATATTTCCCTTTTTTCGTGGTTTAGCGAATATGTAATTAAGCGGCTTCGAGGTTTTAGGAAATGGCAAGTAGTAAGAAACATTTTATTAATATTTATAATAACTGGCTTTTGGCATGGAGCAGCTTGGAACTATGTTATGTGGGGTTTCTTCCATGCGCTTCTGTTTGTGCCTGCAGTTCTCAAACGAAAAAGATTTAAGCTTCCAATAGCTCATGGTAAAATGCTGCCTTCTTTGAAAGAATCGTGGCAAGTTTTCTCAACCTTAATATGCTTTATTTTTTTGGGAGTCTTATTCTTGATGCCAAGCGTATCTCAAAGCATAGATTATCTCCTCTCAATTACAGACGTCTCTTTCTTCAGATTTCCTCTACTTCCAAAAAATAGGGCTATAGCAGGTCTCTTTATACTCATTATAGTAGAGTGGTTCCAACGAGAGAAAGAGCATGGCTTGGACATGACAGGAATAAATATCTCAAAACCCTTGAGATGGAGTGCTTACTACTGCTTACTTTTTGCTGTGTTCTATTATGGTGGAGTCCCACTAGACTTTTTGTATTTCCAATTTTAA
- a CDS encoding TonB-dependent receptor — MKNSLLFICLLCISSISMAQNGQLKGTIKDQNGKSIEFINVLIEDTQFGALTDKEGKFNFENVPAGHYKVIFSSFAYSTLSKEVDILANQTSSIDIVLSESQMELQTVEILGRAETSYKNTNSFIGTKSSTPLREVPQSIGYVTKELALDQGAYTVNDVVKNISGVNQFTFYNDITIRGHRIKGQDLSGNLVNGMRAFTSFWKQQLIPHIERVEVIKGPASALFGNASAGGTINRVTKKPLTETRQSISSTVGSFNTFRILGDFTGPMTEDKTLLYRLNLGYENSGSFRDLQYAKNLVVAPSFSFLPSEKTRLNFDIVYQKSDGRLDRGQAVFGDGDLYSVPITKSLNAANDYLKEESINATISLRHEFTDQLSFNSVYMRSNYAEDLLEHRGNNKFANFGDGSLDYEKVEMRVGIRKRDWSNNNFSNYFNYDVSTGSIDHKVLLGYDYFQQVLHPGGSQLQARGYLTADKTGSINSYNPANKDLYALDANGNPIPVVEHFDLTDPFANKLRDLSKYIYSSNVYAQSMLHSHGVYIQEQASIGKFKVLLGLRQEFYTDVLNYKGDSEEDVTQNALIPRVGLVYSVTPNINLYGTYVQGYQPQSATVINDPNAGGPFDPLTSELKEIGAKSDWFEGRLSATIAMYYLTEKGALYNANEPGNPELLIQTGKDLSKGFELDLAGKITDNWSLIANYAYNEATIEESDDENLIGRQKPNAPKHAGNLWTKYIFSEGSFKGLGFGIGANFVTERFGSLGSTAEPPVFPAYEIFDAAVYYKMNKFQIQMNINNVFDKTHWVGGYDYIRAFPGAPRNVMTTVSYTF, encoded by the coding sequence ATGAAGAACAGTTTACTGTTTATTTGCTTGCTATGCATCAGTAGCATCAGCATGGCCCAAAATGGCCAACTAAAAGGAACCATCAAAGATCAAAACGGTAAAAGTATTGAGTTTATCAATGTATTGATAGAAGACACTCAATTTGGAGCTTTGACAGATAAAGAAGGTAAGTTCAATTTTGAAAATGTACCTGCCGGCCACTATAAAGTTATCTTCTCCTCCTTTGCTTATTCCACCCTTAGCAAAGAAGTTGATATCCTTGCCAACCAAACTTCAAGCATTGATATCGTGCTTTCTGAAAGTCAAATGGAACTTCAGACTGTAGAAATTCTAGGACGTGCAGAAACCAGTTATAAAAACACCAATTCCTTTATTGGAACGAAATCATCCACTCCTCTTCGGGAAGTTCCCCAATCCATAGGCTATGTCACCAAGGAGCTTGCCCTGGATCAAGGAGCTTACACCGTTAACGATGTAGTGAAAAACATCAGTGGAGTCAATCAATTTACTTTTTATAACGACATTACCATTCGTGGCCACCGCATAAAGGGACAAGATCTTTCTGGAAACTTGGTCAATGGCATGAGGGCTTTTACCAGTTTCTGGAAACAACAACTGATTCCTCATATTGAACGAGTGGAAGTTATCAAAGGCCCAGCATCTGCCCTTTTTGGCAACGCATCAGCAGGAGGAACCATTAATAGGGTCACTAAAAAGCCTTTGACAGAAACTAGACAATCCATCAGCTCCACCGTCGGAAGCTTTAATACTTTCAGGATATTAGGAGACTTTACTGGTCCTATGACTGAAGATAAAACATTACTGTACAGGCTTAACCTAGGCTATGAAAACTCAGGTAGTTTCCGTGACCTACAATATGCCAAAAATCTCGTAGTTGCTCCATCATTCTCTTTCCTTCCATCTGAAAAGACAAGACTTAATTTTGACATTGTTTACCAAAAATCTGACGGAAGGTTGGATCGAGGACAAGCTGTCTTTGGAGATGGAGATTTATACTCCGTCCCTATTACCAAGTCATTAAATGCTGCGAATGATTATTTGAAAGAAGAATCCATCAATGCCACGATTTCTCTTAGACATGAATTTACTGACCAATTAAGTTTCAACTCCGTTTACATGAGATCCAATTATGCTGAGGACCTTTTGGAGCACAGAGGAAATAACAAATTCGCCAATTTTGGTGACGGCTCATTGGATTACGAAAAAGTAGAAATGCGAGTTGGAATCCGAAAAAGAGATTGGAGTAACAACAATTTCAGCAATTATTTTAACTATGATGTAAGTACTGGAAGCATTGACCACAAAGTATTATTAGGATACGACTATTTCCAGCAAGTGCTTCATCCTGGAGGGTCACAGCTACAAGCAAGAGGCTACCTGACAGCAGACAAAACCGGCTCAATCAACAGCTATAACCCAGCTAATAAAGACCTTTATGCCTTGGATGCTAATGGAAATCCAATTCCAGTAGTTGAGCATTTTGACCTAACTGACCCATTTGCAAATAAATTAAGGGACTTAAGCAAATACATTTACAGTTCGAATGTATATGCACAATCCATGCTCCATTCCCATGGAGTTTACATCCAAGAACAAGCTTCAATTGGTAAGTTTAAAGTATTATTGGGATTGAGACAGGAGTTTTATACAGACGTCTTGAATTACAAAGGTGATAGTGAAGAAGATGTCACCCAAAATGCATTGATTCCAAGGGTAGGACTGGTGTATTCCGTTACACCAAACATTAACCTTTATGGAACCTATGTCCAAGGCTACCAACCACAATCCGCAACAGTAATCAATGATCCTAATGCAGGAGGTCCATTTGATCCGCTTACCAGTGAGTTGAAAGAAATTGGCGCTAAAAGCGATTGGTTTGAAGGGCGTTTAAGTGCAACGATTGCAATGTATTACCTGACTGAAAAAGGAGCACTTTACAATGCCAATGAACCAGGTAACCCAGAACTTTTGATCCAAACTGGAAAAGACCTATCTAAAGGCTTCGAATTGGACTTGGCAGGAAAGATTACTGATAATTGGAGTTTGATAGCCAATTACGCTTATAATGAAGCGACTATTGAAGAAAGCGATGATGAAAATTTGATAGGAAGACAAAAGCCCAATGCCCCAAAACATGCAGGAAATCTTTGGACAAAATATATCTTTAGCGAAGGCTCTTTCAAAGGCTTGGGATTCGGTATTGGTGCCAACTTCGTGACAGAAAGATTCGGTTCATTAGGTTCTACTGCTGAACCTCCAGTCTTTCCAGCTTATGAGATTTTTGATGCGGCAGTTTATTACAAGATGAACAAGTTCCAAATTCAAATGAATATTAACAATGTCTTTGACAAAACACATTGGGTGGGAGGCTATGATTACATCAGGGCATTCCCGGGTGCTCCAAGAAATGTCATGACAACTGTTTCTTACACTTTCTGA
- a CDS encoding PepSY domain-containing protein: MKNKLLWKIHNWIGLYSGVVIVFLSITGAAALFRPEIDRALNPKLTKVVPQEKKASLTKVVEVILSEHPDKYLFEIELPKPYLDTWNIRLMPKEKKALFPMIWEVFVNPHTGEILGERNYFESFSYFLRNIHVRLYEAAYGRQIVGLAGLALLISTITGFLIYGQFMKKRSFGEVRKKNLRIQQADLHKYIGIAALLFNLMISITGAWLGLQVYLMDAFDMNIPSQYVRENKPLGKEQDTAFALDFDKAYSTSKSVFPEMTPWIIRPTTNGEGLIHIYGDISGQTYERRSNKLVLDKFSYATEQKYNISDQDFGAKLYYVQEAFHFGDFAGLPLKVLYCILAFSSGFLSLSGFIIYLERIKKKREKKENQTPLKPLLVKWTVGMLAFIVIIAVLSTNFGIGVPSLLVTISIYGFLLFMILKGLYKLVRKKNM, from the coding sequence ATGAAAAACAAGCTACTTTGGAAAATACATAACTGGATCGGCCTCTATTCTGGAGTCGTCATCGTATTTCTCAGTATCACAGGTGCTGCTGCACTATTTAGGCCAGAAATAGATCGCGCCTTAAATCCTAAATTGACCAAGGTAGTTCCTCAGGAAAAAAAAGCCTCCCTAACAAAGGTGGTAGAAGTTATTCTTTCAGAACACCCAGACAAATACCTATTCGAAATTGAGCTTCCCAAACCTTATCTGGATACTTGGAATATCCGACTTATGCCGAAGGAGAAAAAAGCGCTTTTCCCTATGATTTGGGAAGTCTTTGTCAATCCTCATACGGGAGAAATATTAGGCGAAAGAAACTATTTCGAATCATTCAGTTATTTTCTCAGAAACATCCATGTGAGACTGTACGAAGCAGCCTATGGAAGACAGATCGTTGGGTTGGCAGGGCTTGCGCTTTTGATATCCACCATTACTGGCTTCCTCATTTATGGTCAGTTTATGAAAAAAAGATCCTTTGGAGAGGTGAGAAAAAAGAACCTGAGGATCCAGCAAGCTGACTTGCACAAATATATCGGTATCGCTGCACTATTATTTAACTTGATGATCAGCATCACAGGAGCTTGGCTGGGACTTCAGGTCTATCTGATGGACGCTTTTGACATGAATATCCCCAGCCAATATGTAAGAGAGAATAAACCTTTGGGCAAAGAGCAAGACACTGCTTTTGCTTTGGATTTTGATAAAGCCTATTCAACCAGTAAATCAGTTTTTCCTGAAATGACCCCTTGGATCATCAGGCCCACCACAAATGGGGAAGGCTTAATTCATATATACGGTGATATTTCAGGACAAACCTACGAAAGACGATCCAACAAACTGGTGTTGGATAAATTCAGCTATGCCACCGAACAAAAGTACAATATCAGCGATCAAGACTTTGGAGCAAAGCTGTACTATGTCCAAGAAGCCTTTCACTTTGGAGACTTCGCCGGCCTTCCACTTAAGGTACTTTATTGTATTCTTGCCTTTTCATCTGGCTTTCTCTCATTAAGCGGTTTCATTATCTACCTGGAGCGTATCAAAAAGAAAAGAGAAAAAAAAGAAAACCAAACACCTTTAAAGCCGCTCTTGGTAAAATGGACTGTGGGAATGTTGGCTTTTATTGTAATTATTGCTGTCTTGAGCACCAATTTCGGGATTGGTGTGCCATCCTTGTTGGTTACTATTAGTATCTATGGATTTCTACTGTTCATGATTCTAAAAGGCCTATACAAATTAGTGAGGAAAAAGAACATGTAA
- a CDS encoding enolase C-terminal domain-like protein gives MNKSVVIKQGIAEDVRFPLKGGAGSDAVHTNPTYAYAVCRLKTDGDLEGVGLAFTLGEGNHLVKEAISYLSKHLIGKEINEMMHGFGKIYKEMMDDPNFRWLGPHKGVVHLALAAVVNACYDLWAKSKGVPLWQLLIELSPEELVGTLDFSYVEDVLNKEEAIRLLNAKKLGTVERMKILELGYPGYDTSIGWFNYTDDQVATNIKKAMDMGFTAMKLKVGSKEAARDIRRAKMVREIAGDKATIMFDANQQWDLPQAIEICKELIPLNPYWVEEPTHPDDVQAHVTLAKEVPVDIALGEHVPNKIIFKNYLQSGCMSFNQVDAVRVGGVSEFILISLLSKKFNVPVVPHVGDMGQIHQHLVLFNHISMDHPALLLEHIPHLKDYFVNPVEIVDGRYKTPQEPGMSSDLKYY, from the coding sequence ATGAATAAGTCAGTTGTAATTAAGCAAGGTATAGCTGAGGATGTGCGCTTCCCTCTCAAAGGAGGAGCAGGTTCAGATGCTGTTCATACTAACCCAACCTATGCCTATGCCGTTTGTCGATTGAAAACAGACGGTGACCTGGAAGGGGTGGGTTTGGCCTTTACTTTAGGAGAGGGAAACCATTTGGTCAAAGAGGCCATTTCGTATCTTTCCAAGCATTTGATTGGAAAGGAAATTAATGAAATGATGCATGGATTTGGGAAGATCTACAAAGAAATGATGGATGATCCCAATTTCCGTTGGTTAGGCCCTCATAAAGGAGTTGTTCATCTTGCTTTGGCCGCTGTAGTAAATGCTTGTTATGACCTTTGGGCTAAGTCCAAAGGGGTTCCTTTGTGGCAATTGTTGATTGAGCTGTCTCCAGAAGAGTTGGTGGGTACCCTTGATTTTTCTTATGTGGAGGATGTGCTCAATAAAGAAGAGGCCATAAGACTGCTTAATGCGAAAAAATTAGGGACCGTTGAACGCATGAAGATCCTGGAATTAGGATACCCTGGATATGATACTTCAATTGGCTGGTTTAACTATACAGATGATCAAGTAGCTACCAATATCAAAAAGGCCATGGATATGGGCTTTACTGCCATGAAGCTGAAAGTAGGTAGCAAAGAGGCCGCGAGAGATATACGCAGGGCAAAGATGGTACGGGAAATTGCTGGGGATAAAGCCACTATTATGTTTGATGCCAACCAACAGTGGGACCTGCCTCAGGCTATTGAAATATGTAAAGAGTTAATCCCACTAAACCCATATTGGGTAGAAGAACCTACACATCCCGATGATGTACAGGCCCATGTCACCTTGGCTAAAGAGGTACCGGTAGATATTGCTTTGGGAGAACATGTCCCAAATAAAATCATCTTTAAAAACTACCTCCAATCCGGTTGCATGAGTTTTAATCAGGTGGATGCAGTTAGGGTAGGTGGTGTATCAGAGTTTATTTTGATCAGCTTATTATCTAAAAAGTTCAATGTGCCTGTTGTTCCTCATGTGGGAGATATGGGACAGATTCACCAACATTTGGTTTTGTTCAATCATATTAGCATGGATCATCCAGCACTGTTATTGGAGCACATTCCTCACCTCAAGGATTATTTTGTTAATCCAGTTGAAATTGTAGATGGAAGGTATAAGACACCTCAAGAACCAGGCATGAGCAGTGATTTGAAATACTATTGA